The Paramormyrops kingsleyae isolate MSU_618 chromosome 11, PKINGS_0.4, whole genome shotgun sequence genome includes a window with the following:
- the bnc1 gene encoding zinc finger protein basonuclin-1 isoform X1, translating to MRMSEAIRCTLVNCNCESFKPGKLKRRQCEHCRHGWVAHALSKLKVSHTYQSSQVEIVHSNVVFDISSLMLYGTQAVPVRLKILLDRLFSVLKQDEVVQILNALDWTLQDYIRGYVLQDVTGKVLDRWVIMTFEEEIATLQQFLRFGETKSIVELMAIQDKEGQVVAVPSSRTNSDIRAFIENTTQHGPSLPAKVEKPGSGSVHHFENFINNMAFMLPFQFLSPVPAPLLGASPSSFLVEQDQRREQRCHPEEPIPTIESGLLGSGSTPFSSDTERTDHGSDTAPTKVEPEDFSTGDNYSDAPSTPCTPSMTSDITQMSPESKMRSLEKSAGGLKKGRVFCSACEKTFYDKGTLKIHYNAVHLKIKHKCTIEGCNMVFSSLRSRNRHSANPNPRLHMPMNRNNRDKDLRNSLSADEASEGERRTEYGVGAESRQVSSYLVNNTEPKLQGTFPSISQSGILFPNLKTVQPVLPFYRSLVTPAELANTPSTLPSLPLISSSVPLKPVATEASLDPVPKKKSRKSSMPIKIEKETTAAEDPAEESGSDDEIGSRSLDKVDHDGGTYGQKKAVRGSTEAGTVGVIQPTDREPHLAPSQRPLDFRSNTDLDDGLGRMEGSIITCTSPCDTKHKENQNLMGVPLMPGAEDNNDGTLEPTDFTEGNHGAVNGDLFNNKEAPDVYMEEYGDVFLRLDREDVPHHCEICRKTFKNPYSVKMHYRNVHLKEMHMCTVDGCNAAFPSRRSRDRHSANMNLHHKLLTKDHYGTPSTVCSSSSPFRDVAGVFHQDFPLKDPIGQTSVIFKGSNRMGLVYPMSKSTDCGMDPAAESSGEGEAVLDLSTTSASRSGGSVRSWDSDRSSEEGLPVEDSDEGCEEMIQESKVDNHSSLAERPSDSPITCHLCQKVYSNKGTFRAHYKTVHLRLLHKCKVPGCDTSFSSVRSRNRHSQNPNLHRNLTPTMVHGKE from the exons ATGAGAATGTCTGAG GCTATTCGCTGCACTTTGGTGAACTGCAACTGTGAGAGTTTTAAGCCTGGAAAACTGAAGCGGAGACAGTGTGAGCACTGCAGGCATGGGTGGGTGGCACACG CACTGAGCAAGCTGAAGGTGAGCCACACGTACCAAAGCAGCCAGGTGGAGATCGTCCACTCCAACGTGGTGTTCGACATCAGCAGCCTGATGCTCTACGGCACGCAGGCCGTCCCCGTCAGGCTGAAGATCCTGCTGGACCGCCTCTTCAGCGTCCTCAAACAGGATGAAGTTGTCCAGATCCTCAACGCGTTGGACTGGACACTACAGGACTATATCAGGGGATATGTGCTGCAG GATGTTACTGGAAAGGTGCTGGACCGCTGGGTTATCATGACCTTCGAGGAGGAGATTGCCACTCTGCAGCAGTTCCTGCGTTTTGGAGAGACAAAGTCCATTGTGGAGCTGATGGCCATCCAGGACAAGGAGGGTCAGGTTGTTGCTGTGCCGAGCAGCAGGACGAACTCGGACATCCGGGCTTTTATCGAGAACACCACCCAGCATGGCCCCAGCCTCCCCGCCAAGGTGGAGAAGCCTGGCTCGGGCAGCGTGCACCACTTTGAAAACTTCATCAACAATATGGCCTTCATGTTGCCCTTCCAATTCCTGAGCCCTGTTCCTGCACCCCTCCTGGGTGCTTCCCCAAGTTCTTTCCTGGTGGAGCAGGACCAAAGGCGAGAGCAGCGCTGTCATCCTGAGGAACCCATCCCCACCATCGAGAGTGGCCTCCTGGGATCCGGCTCAACCCCTTTCTCATCGGACACTGAGAGGACAGACCATGGCTCAGATACTGCACCCACCAAGGTCGAGCCCGAAGACTTCTCCACCGGTGACAACTACTCAGATGCACCCTCCACACCTTGCACGCCTTCCATGACCTCTGACATCACTCAGATGTCTCCTGAGAGTAAGATGAGGTCTTTGGAGAAGAGTGCAGGTGGGCTGAAGAAGGGCCGCGTGTTCTGCAGTGCCTGCGAGAAGACATTTTACGACAAGGGGACCCTGAAGATACACTACAATGCTGTACACCTCAAGATCAAGCACAAGTGTACTATTGAGGGCTGCAACATGGTGTTCAGCTCGCTGCGCAGCCGCAACCGACACAGCGCCAACCCCAACCCGCGGTTGCACATGCCCATGAACCGCAACAACCGTGACAAAGACCTGAGGAACAGCCTGTCGGCGGATGAGGCATCAGAGGGCGAACGGAGGACCGAATATGGTGTTGGAGCCGAGAGCAGGCAAGTGTCCAGCTACCTGGTGAATAACACGGAGCCCAAGCTACAAGGCACATTTCCCAGCATCAGCCAGAGTGGCATTCTATTCCCCAACCTAAAGACGGTGCAGCCCGTCCTGCCGTTCTACCGCAGTCTGGTGACACCCGCTGAGCTCGCCAACACACCTAGCACGCTGCCTTCACTGCCACTCATCTCTTCATCGGTGCCCTTGAAGCCCGTCGCCACCGAGGCATCCCTAGATCCCGTGCCTAAGAAGAAGTCCCGCAAGTCTAGCATGCCCATCAAAATTGAGAAGGAGACGACAGCGGCTGAGGACCCAGCCGAGGAAAGTGGCTCCGATGATGAGATTGGCTCACGCAGCCTGGACAAGGTGGACCACGACGGAGGGACCTATGGGCAAAAGAAGGCAGTGAGGGGCAGCACCGAAGCTGGCACTGTGGGGGTCATCCAGCCCACGGACCGGGAACCACACTTAGCTCCTTCCCAGAGACCATTAGACTTCAGGTCCAACACAGACCTGGATGACGGTCTGGGCCGCATGGAAGGAAGCATAATCACCTGTACGTCTCCTTGTGACACTAAGCACAAGGAGAACCAGAATCTCATGGGTGTGCCGCTAATGCCCGGAGCTGAGGACAACAACGACGGTACCCTTGAGCCCACTGACTTCACTGAGGGCAACCATGGAGCGGTCAACGGGGACCTGTTCAACAACAAGGAGGCCCCAGATGTCTACATGGAGGAGTATGGGGACGTCTTCCTCCGGCTGGACAGGGAGGACGTACCCCATCACTGTGAGATCTGCAGAAAGACATTCAAGAACCCCTACAGCGTCAAAATGCATTACCGAAACGTGCACCTGAAGGAGATGCACATGTGCACCGTGGATGGCTGTAATGCCGCCTTTCCCTCCAGGAGAAGCAGAGACAG GCACAGCGCAAACATGAATCTGCACCACAAGCTGTTGACCAAAGACCACTATGGAACGCCAAGCACAGtgtgctcctcctcctcccctttCAGAGATGTGGCTGGTGTCTTTCATCAGGACTTCCCACTAAAAGACCCCATCGGGCAAACCTCGGTGATCTTCAAAGGGAGCAACCGGATGGGCTTGGTCTACCCCATGAGCAAGAGCACTGACTGCGGGATGGATCCAGCCGCAGAGAGCAGTGGGGAGGGCGAGGCCGTGCTGGACCTCAGTACCACATCCGCCTCCCGCTCGGGTGGCAGTGTGCGTTCCTGGGACTCGGACCGGAGCAGCGAGGAGGGCCTGCCTGTAGAGGACAGTGACGAGGGCTGCGAGGAGATGATCCAGGAGTCCAAAGTGGACAACCACTCCAGCCTGGCCGAGAGGCCCAGTGATTCTCCCATTACCTGCCACCTCTGCCAGAAGGTGTACAGCAACAAGGGCACGTTCAGGGCTCACTACAAGACTGTGCATCTCAGGCTGCTCCACAAATGCAAAGTTCCTGGATGCGACACGTCATTCTCGTCTGTACGGAGTCGGAACCGACATAGCCAGAACCCCAACTTGCACAGGAACTTGACCCCGACGATGGTTCATGGCAAAGAGTAG
- the bnc1 gene encoding zinc finger protein basonuclin-1 isoform X2 — translation MASAIRCTLVNCNCESFKPGKLKRRQCEHCRHGWVAHALSKLKVSHTYQSSQVEIVHSNVVFDISSLMLYGTQAVPVRLKILLDRLFSVLKQDEVVQILNALDWTLQDYIRGYVLQDVTGKVLDRWVIMTFEEEIATLQQFLRFGETKSIVELMAIQDKEGQVVAVPSSRTNSDIRAFIENTTQHGPSLPAKVEKPGSGSVHHFENFINNMAFMLPFQFLSPVPAPLLGASPSSFLVEQDQRREQRCHPEEPIPTIESGLLGSGSTPFSSDTERTDHGSDTAPTKVEPEDFSTGDNYSDAPSTPCTPSMTSDITQMSPESKMRSLEKSAGGLKKGRVFCSACEKTFYDKGTLKIHYNAVHLKIKHKCTIEGCNMVFSSLRSRNRHSANPNPRLHMPMNRNNRDKDLRNSLSADEASEGERRTEYGVGAESRQVSSYLVNNTEPKLQGTFPSISQSGILFPNLKTVQPVLPFYRSLVTPAELANTPSTLPSLPLISSSVPLKPVATEASLDPVPKKKSRKSSMPIKIEKETTAAEDPAEESGSDDEIGSRSLDKVDHDGGTYGQKKAVRGSTEAGTVGVIQPTDREPHLAPSQRPLDFRSNTDLDDGLGRMEGSIITCTSPCDTKHKENQNLMGVPLMPGAEDNNDGTLEPTDFTEGNHGAVNGDLFNNKEAPDVYMEEYGDVFLRLDREDVPHHCEICRKTFKNPYSVKMHYRNVHLKEMHMCTVDGCNAAFPSRRSRDRHSANMNLHHKLLTKDHYGTPSTVCSSSSPFRDVAGVFHQDFPLKDPIGQTSVIFKGSNRMGLVYPMSKSTDCGMDPAAESSGEGEAVLDLSTTSASRSGGSVRSWDSDRSSEEGLPVEDSDEGCEEMIQESKVDNHSSLAERPSDSPITCHLCQKVYSNKGTFRAHYKTVHLRLLHKCKVPGCDTSFSSVRSRNRHSQNPNLHRNLTPTMVHGKE, via the exons GCTATTCGCTGCACTTTGGTGAACTGCAACTGTGAGAGTTTTAAGCCTGGAAAACTGAAGCGGAGACAGTGTGAGCACTGCAGGCATGGGTGGGTGGCACACG CACTGAGCAAGCTGAAGGTGAGCCACACGTACCAAAGCAGCCAGGTGGAGATCGTCCACTCCAACGTGGTGTTCGACATCAGCAGCCTGATGCTCTACGGCACGCAGGCCGTCCCCGTCAGGCTGAAGATCCTGCTGGACCGCCTCTTCAGCGTCCTCAAACAGGATGAAGTTGTCCAGATCCTCAACGCGTTGGACTGGACACTACAGGACTATATCAGGGGATATGTGCTGCAG GATGTTACTGGAAAGGTGCTGGACCGCTGGGTTATCATGACCTTCGAGGAGGAGATTGCCACTCTGCAGCAGTTCCTGCGTTTTGGAGAGACAAAGTCCATTGTGGAGCTGATGGCCATCCAGGACAAGGAGGGTCAGGTTGTTGCTGTGCCGAGCAGCAGGACGAACTCGGACATCCGGGCTTTTATCGAGAACACCACCCAGCATGGCCCCAGCCTCCCCGCCAAGGTGGAGAAGCCTGGCTCGGGCAGCGTGCACCACTTTGAAAACTTCATCAACAATATGGCCTTCATGTTGCCCTTCCAATTCCTGAGCCCTGTTCCTGCACCCCTCCTGGGTGCTTCCCCAAGTTCTTTCCTGGTGGAGCAGGACCAAAGGCGAGAGCAGCGCTGTCATCCTGAGGAACCCATCCCCACCATCGAGAGTGGCCTCCTGGGATCCGGCTCAACCCCTTTCTCATCGGACACTGAGAGGACAGACCATGGCTCAGATACTGCACCCACCAAGGTCGAGCCCGAAGACTTCTCCACCGGTGACAACTACTCAGATGCACCCTCCACACCTTGCACGCCTTCCATGACCTCTGACATCACTCAGATGTCTCCTGAGAGTAAGATGAGGTCTTTGGAGAAGAGTGCAGGTGGGCTGAAGAAGGGCCGCGTGTTCTGCAGTGCCTGCGAGAAGACATTTTACGACAAGGGGACCCTGAAGATACACTACAATGCTGTACACCTCAAGATCAAGCACAAGTGTACTATTGAGGGCTGCAACATGGTGTTCAGCTCGCTGCGCAGCCGCAACCGACACAGCGCCAACCCCAACCCGCGGTTGCACATGCCCATGAACCGCAACAACCGTGACAAAGACCTGAGGAACAGCCTGTCGGCGGATGAGGCATCAGAGGGCGAACGGAGGACCGAATATGGTGTTGGAGCCGAGAGCAGGCAAGTGTCCAGCTACCTGGTGAATAACACGGAGCCCAAGCTACAAGGCACATTTCCCAGCATCAGCCAGAGTGGCATTCTATTCCCCAACCTAAAGACGGTGCAGCCCGTCCTGCCGTTCTACCGCAGTCTGGTGACACCCGCTGAGCTCGCCAACACACCTAGCACGCTGCCTTCACTGCCACTCATCTCTTCATCGGTGCCCTTGAAGCCCGTCGCCACCGAGGCATCCCTAGATCCCGTGCCTAAGAAGAAGTCCCGCAAGTCTAGCATGCCCATCAAAATTGAGAAGGAGACGACAGCGGCTGAGGACCCAGCCGAGGAAAGTGGCTCCGATGATGAGATTGGCTCACGCAGCCTGGACAAGGTGGACCACGACGGAGGGACCTATGGGCAAAAGAAGGCAGTGAGGGGCAGCACCGAAGCTGGCACTGTGGGGGTCATCCAGCCCACGGACCGGGAACCACACTTAGCTCCTTCCCAGAGACCATTAGACTTCAGGTCCAACACAGACCTGGATGACGGTCTGGGCCGCATGGAAGGAAGCATAATCACCTGTACGTCTCCTTGTGACACTAAGCACAAGGAGAACCAGAATCTCATGGGTGTGCCGCTAATGCCCGGAGCTGAGGACAACAACGACGGTACCCTTGAGCCCACTGACTTCACTGAGGGCAACCATGGAGCGGTCAACGGGGACCTGTTCAACAACAAGGAGGCCCCAGATGTCTACATGGAGGAGTATGGGGACGTCTTCCTCCGGCTGGACAGGGAGGACGTACCCCATCACTGTGAGATCTGCAGAAAGACATTCAAGAACCCCTACAGCGTCAAAATGCATTACCGAAACGTGCACCTGAAGGAGATGCACATGTGCACCGTGGATGGCTGTAATGCCGCCTTTCCCTCCAGGAGAAGCAGAGACAG GCACAGCGCAAACATGAATCTGCACCACAAGCTGTTGACCAAAGACCACTATGGAACGCCAAGCACAGtgtgctcctcctcctcccctttCAGAGATGTGGCTGGTGTCTTTCATCAGGACTTCCCACTAAAAGACCCCATCGGGCAAACCTCGGTGATCTTCAAAGGGAGCAACCGGATGGGCTTGGTCTACCCCATGAGCAAGAGCACTGACTGCGGGATGGATCCAGCCGCAGAGAGCAGTGGGGAGGGCGAGGCCGTGCTGGACCTCAGTACCACATCCGCCTCCCGCTCGGGTGGCAGTGTGCGTTCCTGGGACTCGGACCGGAGCAGCGAGGAGGGCCTGCCTGTAGAGGACAGTGACGAGGGCTGCGAGGAGATGATCCAGGAGTCCAAAGTGGACAACCACTCCAGCCTGGCCGAGAGGCCCAGTGATTCTCCCATTACCTGCCACCTCTGCCAGAAGGTGTACAGCAACAAGGGCACGTTCAGGGCTCACTACAAGACTGTGCATCTCAGGCTGCTCCACAAATGCAAAGTTCCTGGATGCGACACGTCATTCTCGTCTGTACGGAGTCGGAACCGACATAGCCAGAACCCCAACTTGCACAGGAACTTGACCCCGACGATGGTTCATGGCAAAGAGTAG
- the bnc1 gene encoding zinc finger protein basonuclin-1 isoform X3: MLYGTQAVPVRLKILLDRLFSVLKQDEVVQILNALDWTLQDYIRGYVLQDVTGKVLDRWVIMTFEEEIATLQQFLRFGETKSIVELMAIQDKEGQVVAVPSSRTNSDIRAFIENTTQHGPSLPAKVEKPGSGSVHHFENFINNMAFMLPFQFLSPVPAPLLGASPSSFLVEQDQRREQRCHPEEPIPTIESGLLGSGSTPFSSDTERTDHGSDTAPTKVEPEDFSTGDNYSDAPSTPCTPSMTSDITQMSPESKMRSLEKSAGGLKKGRVFCSACEKTFYDKGTLKIHYNAVHLKIKHKCTIEGCNMVFSSLRSRNRHSANPNPRLHMPMNRNNRDKDLRNSLSADEASEGERRTEYGVGAESRQVSSYLVNNTEPKLQGTFPSISQSGILFPNLKTVQPVLPFYRSLVTPAELANTPSTLPSLPLISSSVPLKPVATEASLDPVPKKKSRKSSMPIKIEKETTAAEDPAEESGSDDEIGSRSLDKVDHDGGTYGQKKAVRGSTEAGTVGVIQPTDREPHLAPSQRPLDFRSNTDLDDGLGRMEGSIITCTSPCDTKHKENQNLMGVPLMPGAEDNNDGTLEPTDFTEGNHGAVNGDLFNNKEAPDVYMEEYGDVFLRLDREDVPHHCEICRKTFKNPYSVKMHYRNVHLKEMHMCTVDGCNAAFPSRRSRDRHSANMNLHHKLLTKDHYGTPSTVCSSSSPFRDVAGVFHQDFPLKDPIGQTSVIFKGSNRMGLVYPMSKSTDCGMDPAAESSGEGEAVLDLSTTSASRSGGSVRSWDSDRSSEEGLPVEDSDEGCEEMIQESKVDNHSSLAERPSDSPITCHLCQKVYSNKGTFRAHYKTVHLRLLHKCKVPGCDTSFSSVRSRNRHSQNPNLHRNLTPTMVHGKE, translated from the exons ATGCTCTACGGCACGCAGGCCGTCCCCGTCAGGCTGAAGATCCTGCTGGACCGCCTCTTCAGCGTCCTCAAACAGGATGAAGTTGTCCAGATCCTCAACGCGTTGGACTGGACACTACAGGACTATATCAGGGGATATGTGCTGCAG GATGTTACTGGAAAGGTGCTGGACCGCTGGGTTATCATGACCTTCGAGGAGGAGATTGCCACTCTGCAGCAGTTCCTGCGTTTTGGAGAGACAAAGTCCATTGTGGAGCTGATGGCCATCCAGGACAAGGAGGGTCAGGTTGTTGCTGTGCCGAGCAGCAGGACGAACTCGGACATCCGGGCTTTTATCGAGAACACCACCCAGCATGGCCCCAGCCTCCCCGCCAAGGTGGAGAAGCCTGGCTCGGGCAGCGTGCACCACTTTGAAAACTTCATCAACAATATGGCCTTCATGTTGCCCTTCCAATTCCTGAGCCCTGTTCCTGCACCCCTCCTGGGTGCTTCCCCAAGTTCTTTCCTGGTGGAGCAGGACCAAAGGCGAGAGCAGCGCTGTCATCCTGAGGAACCCATCCCCACCATCGAGAGTGGCCTCCTGGGATCCGGCTCAACCCCTTTCTCATCGGACACTGAGAGGACAGACCATGGCTCAGATACTGCACCCACCAAGGTCGAGCCCGAAGACTTCTCCACCGGTGACAACTACTCAGATGCACCCTCCACACCTTGCACGCCTTCCATGACCTCTGACATCACTCAGATGTCTCCTGAGAGTAAGATGAGGTCTTTGGAGAAGAGTGCAGGTGGGCTGAAGAAGGGCCGCGTGTTCTGCAGTGCCTGCGAGAAGACATTTTACGACAAGGGGACCCTGAAGATACACTACAATGCTGTACACCTCAAGATCAAGCACAAGTGTACTATTGAGGGCTGCAACATGGTGTTCAGCTCGCTGCGCAGCCGCAACCGACACAGCGCCAACCCCAACCCGCGGTTGCACATGCCCATGAACCGCAACAACCGTGACAAAGACCTGAGGAACAGCCTGTCGGCGGATGAGGCATCAGAGGGCGAACGGAGGACCGAATATGGTGTTGGAGCCGAGAGCAGGCAAGTGTCCAGCTACCTGGTGAATAACACGGAGCCCAAGCTACAAGGCACATTTCCCAGCATCAGCCAGAGTGGCATTCTATTCCCCAACCTAAAGACGGTGCAGCCCGTCCTGCCGTTCTACCGCAGTCTGGTGACACCCGCTGAGCTCGCCAACACACCTAGCACGCTGCCTTCACTGCCACTCATCTCTTCATCGGTGCCCTTGAAGCCCGTCGCCACCGAGGCATCCCTAGATCCCGTGCCTAAGAAGAAGTCCCGCAAGTCTAGCATGCCCATCAAAATTGAGAAGGAGACGACAGCGGCTGAGGACCCAGCCGAGGAAAGTGGCTCCGATGATGAGATTGGCTCACGCAGCCTGGACAAGGTGGACCACGACGGAGGGACCTATGGGCAAAAGAAGGCAGTGAGGGGCAGCACCGAAGCTGGCACTGTGGGGGTCATCCAGCCCACGGACCGGGAACCACACTTAGCTCCTTCCCAGAGACCATTAGACTTCAGGTCCAACACAGACCTGGATGACGGTCTGGGCCGCATGGAAGGAAGCATAATCACCTGTACGTCTCCTTGTGACACTAAGCACAAGGAGAACCAGAATCTCATGGGTGTGCCGCTAATGCCCGGAGCTGAGGACAACAACGACGGTACCCTTGAGCCCACTGACTTCACTGAGGGCAACCATGGAGCGGTCAACGGGGACCTGTTCAACAACAAGGAGGCCCCAGATGTCTACATGGAGGAGTATGGGGACGTCTTCCTCCGGCTGGACAGGGAGGACGTACCCCATCACTGTGAGATCTGCAGAAAGACATTCAAGAACCCCTACAGCGTCAAAATGCATTACCGAAACGTGCACCTGAAGGAGATGCACATGTGCACCGTGGATGGCTGTAATGCCGCCTTTCCCTCCAGGAGAAGCAGAGACAG GCACAGCGCAAACATGAATCTGCACCACAAGCTGTTGACCAAAGACCACTATGGAACGCCAAGCACAGtgtgctcctcctcctcccctttCAGAGATGTGGCTGGTGTCTTTCATCAGGACTTCCCACTAAAAGACCCCATCGGGCAAACCTCGGTGATCTTCAAAGGGAGCAACCGGATGGGCTTGGTCTACCCCATGAGCAAGAGCACTGACTGCGGGATGGATCCAGCCGCAGAGAGCAGTGGGGAGGGCGAGGCCGTGCTGGACCTCAGTACCACATCCGCCTCCCGCTCGGGTGGCAGTGTGCGTTCCTGGGACTCGGACCGGAGCAGCGAGGAGGGCCTGCCTGTAGAGGACAGTGACGAGGGCTGCGAGGAGATGATCCAGGAGTCCAAAGTGGACAACCACTCCAGCCTGGCCGAGAGGCCCAGTGATTCTCCCATTACCTGCCACCTCTGCCAGAAGGTGTACAGCAACAAGGGCACGTTCAGGGCTCACTACAAGACTGTGCATCTCAGGCTGCTCCACAAATGCAAAGTTCCTGGATGCGACACGTCATTCTCGTCTGTACGGAGTCGGAACCGACATAGCCAGAACCCCAACTTGCACAGGAACTTGACCCCGACGATGGTTCATGGCAAAGAGTAG